A single genomic interval of Candidatus Jordarchaeales archaeon harbors:
- a CDS encoding 30S ribosomal protein S5 gives MGIEDELEAWKPKTELGKMVKEGYITSIDEIFAQGLRIKEPQIVDLLLPDLEDEVVGVSLVQKQTDAGERTRFKAIVAVGNKKGYVGLGTAKAAEIGPAIRKAMIDAKMNVTPVRLACGSWECGCGTPHTLPFKVEGKAGSVRIKLIPAPRGLGLVTSDVAKIVLRLAGVKDVWSFSRGHTKTTLNMAYATFNALKQTMKILTPKDWGR, from the coding sequence ATGGGAATAGAAGACGAGTTGGAAGCGTGGAAGCCGAAAACTGAGCTAGGAAAAATGGTTAAAGAAGGGTACATTACCAGCATCGATGAAATTTTCGCGCAGGGACTTAGAATAAAGGAACCTCAGATAGTAGATTTGCTCCTTCCAGATTTGGAGGATGAAGTTGTAGGGGTGAGTCTTGTACAGAAACAGACAGATGCAGGGGAAAGAACAAGGTTTAAAGCGATAGTTGCTGTAGGTAACAAGAAAGGATATGTTGGACTAGGCACAGCTAAAGCCGCAGAGATAGGACCAGCAATAAGGAAAGCTATGATTGACGCGAAGATGAATGTGACCCCCGTAAGACTTGCATGTGGAAGCTGGGAGTGCGGTTGCGGAACCCCGCACACTTTACCATTTAAAGTGGAGGGCAAGGCTGGAAGTGTTAGAATAAAACTGATACCCGCCCCGCGTGGCCTCGGACTAGTGACGTCAGATGTTGCGAAAATAGTTCTGAGATTGGCGGGCGTAAAGGACGTGTGGTCGTTTTCTAGGGGACACACAAAAACCACGTTGAACATGGCATATGCCACGTTCAACGCACTCAAACAAACCATGAAGATACTTACTCCGAAGGATTGGGGGCGTTAA
- a CDS encoding 50S ribosomal protein L30 has protein sequence MSNKNLLVVIRIRGDVGVRKEIRDTLKMLRLHKVNHAIIVPKTPSFQGMLQKVKDYVTWGEISKETLALLLRKRGRLEGDNPLTDEFLAKNLGINSIDELAGKIYNGEIKLSDVPKLKPVFRLHPPKGGFKRKKKRPFADGGELGYRGENINKLIERMV, from the coding sequence TTGAGTAACAAAAATTTGCTTGTCGTAATAAGGATAAGGGGAGACGTAGGTGTCAGAAAAGAGATACGCGACACGCTGAAAATGTTAAGATTGCACAAGGTGAACCACGCGATAATAGTTCCAAAAACTCCAAGCTTTCAGGGAATGCTTCAAAAGGTTAAGGATTACGTGACATGGGGCGAGATAAGTAAGGAAACATTAGCCCTCCTTCTTAGGAAAAGAGGGAGACTTGAGGGTGATAATCCTCTAACCGACGAGTTTCTTGCAAAAAACTTGGGAATTAATTCCATAGACGAGTTAGCTGGGAAGATCTACAATGGAGAAATTAAACTAAGCGATGTTCCAAAGCTTAAGCCAGTTTTCAGACTACACCCCCCAAAAGGCGGGTTTAAGAGAAAGAAGAAGAGGCCGTTCGCAGATGGAGGAGAACTTGGATACAGGGGGGAAAATATAAACAAGTTAATCGAGAGAATGGTCTAA
- a CDS encoding uL15 family ribosomal protein translates to MIRRRKKSRKMRGSRTHGYGRVGQHRGSGQRGGKGRAGRHKHFWIWVLKYARDYFGKRGFKRKGVQREWVMLNVSDIEEKLEVLKTGEENGVPLVDLTRIGYVKVLGTGKVTKPIVVMAHAFSEEAVRKIEEAGGKAIKI, encoded by the coding sequence TTGATTAGAAGAAGGAAGAAGTCACGGAAAATGAGAGGAAGTAGGACGCATGGATACGGCCGAGTAGGGCAGCACAGAGGAAGTGGGCAACGAGGTGGCAAGGGACGTGCAGGAAGACACAAACACTTTTGGATATGGGTTTTGAAGTATGCGAGAGACTACTTTGGGAAGCGCGGTTTTAAGAGGAAAGGAGTACAGAGAGAGTGGGTGATGTTAAATGTGAGTGACATAGAGGAAAAACTGGAAGTTCTTAAAACAGGGGAGGAAAATGGTGTTCCACTAGTGGACCTTACCAGGATAGGCTATGTTAAAGTCCTTGGCACCGGGAAAGTAACCAAGCCAATAGTGGTGATGGCGCATGCTTTCAGTGAAGAGGCTGTGAGAAAAATAGAAGAAGCTGGAGGAAAGGCAATAAAAATTTGA